The Emcibacter nanhaiensis genome has a window encoding:
- the addA gene encoding double-strand break repair helicase AddA, whose protein sequence is MSQTPEQRRASDPAASVWVGASAGTGKTFVLTNRVLRLLLDGEQASPERLLCLTFTKAAAAEMANRINDRLAVWAVCSEEQLERELVGLLDHNPSEDIRQRARKLFAEVLEVPGGLKIQTIHSFCQSLLGRFPIEASLAPHFQVMDELTAGEHLQHARDIIFSEARSEGNTALAEALSHISARVAEQTFAELIQELISERGQLDRLMDRFGTVAEVVFKLRNFLGLRPTETADDVMQAACAEENFDGAGLRMVLPHLLAGGKSDKDKAEVMAPWLSTPDARGALFADYSGAFLTKKGEPLARPATKKVLEACPQTQDILQQEAERLIRINERLALVAMLDNTKALLAIGEAFGSAYGESKKRHAVLDYDDLILTVTTLLGKPDVADWILFKLDGGIDHILIDEAQDTNPEQWQVIRTLAGEFFAGEGSRDVTRTIFAVGDVKQSIYSFQRADPRQFVATRKHFETRAGAVELDFHDVSLDLSFRSTSAVLNVVDRVFEAPEHRLALSFSHEEIIHQPHRSGEAGLVELWPVESMPEEPIEEEWSPPKIQKPSRSPEMRLARRIADTIHGWLGRGEKLHSADRAITPGDILILVRRRGKFDDYLIRALKTRGIPVAGQDKMVLTDQLAVQDLMATGRFVLLPDDDLTLAVVLKSPLVGFSEQDLFDLAHGRKKGESLWASLLKRRGDNECFAAATDYLTSLTNFADYAPPFEFFSYLLGPLGGREKILARLGEEASDPMDEFLSLAMAYEQNNVSSLQGFLGWVGRSKMEIKRDMEQGQDQVRIMTVHGAKGLQAPIVFLPDTCQVPSRDKKILWAEQDGVPLMLWPGSSANALGPAKEVQEENRRVRDEEYLRLLYVALTRAEDRLYVAGWEGKQGRKDGSWYSLVEQALRGMDGIEELQGWNDQPLLRFANPQEKEIKRREIDVTTSIVLPPLPAWARAVPEAEPVPPRPLTPSRPVEEEPAVLSPLTMRERQAREEQRFHRGRLIHRLLEILPGLEPGTRENAAGKYLSQPAHGLSGTDQAQIAREVTTLLEDARFAALFGPESRAEVPVVGLVGTTPVSGQVDRLVKTDGEILIVDYKTNRPPPSSADKVPALYLRQMAAYRHILRDIYPGYMIRTALLWTDVAKLMELPDDLLDQVNF, encoded by the coding sequence ATGAGCCAGACTCCCGAACAGAGGCGTGCTTCCGATCCCGCCGCCTCGGTCTGGGTCGGCGCTTCGGCCGGCACCGGCAAGACCTTCGTGCTCACCAACCGGGTGCTGCGCCTGCTGCTGGACGGGGAGCAGGCGTCGCCGGAGCGGCTGTTGTGCCTGACCTTCACCAAGGCGGCGGCGGCCGAGATGGCCAACCGCATCAATGACCGGCTCGCGGTCTGGGCGGTGTGCAGCGAAGAGCAACTGGAACGGGAACTGGTTGGCCTGCTGGACCATAACCCGTCCGAAGACATCCGCCAGCGGGCCCGTAAATTGTTTGCCGAGGTGCTGGAAGTGCCGGGCGGGCTCAAGATTCAGACCATCCATAGCTTCTGCCAGTCTCTACTCGGCCGTTTCCCGATCGAGGCCAGCCTCGCCCCGCATTTCCAGGTGATGGACGAGCTGACCGCCGGGGAACATCTGCAGCATGCCCGGGATATCATTTTCAGCGAAGCCCGGTCCGAGGGCAATACTGCCCTGGCCGAGGCCCTGTCGCATATTTCCGCCCGGGTGGCGGAACAGACCTTTGCCGAACTGATTCAGGAACTGATCAGCGAACGGGGGCAGCTGGACCGGCTGATGGACCGGTTCGGGACTGTGGCCGAAGTTGTCTTCAAGCTGCGCAATTTCCTCGGGCTGCGGCCGACGGAAACGGCGGACGACGTGATGCAGGCGGCCTGTGCTGAAGAGAATTTTGACGGCGCGGGGTTGCGTATGGTTCTGCCGCATCTGCTGGCGGGCGGCAAGTCCGACAAGGACAAGGCGGAGGTAATGGCTCCATGGCTGTCTACGCCGGACGCGCGGGGTGCCCTGTTTGCCGACTATAGCGGTGCGTTCCTGACCAAGAAAGGAGAGCCCCTGGCGAGGCCTGCGACCAAAAAGGTGCTGGAGGCCTGTCCTCAGACGCAGGACATCCTGCAGCAGGAAGCCGAACGCCTGATCCGCATCAATGAACGTCTGGCTCTGGTGGCTATGCTGGACAATACCAAAGCCCTGCTGGCCATCGGCGAGGCCTTTGGCAGCGCTTACGGGGAAAGCAAGAAGCGTCATGCCGTGCTCGACTATGACGACCTGATCCTGACCGTGACGACTCTGCTCGGCAAACCGGATGTGGCCGACTGGATCCTGTTCAAACTGGATGGCGGCATCGACCATATCCTGATTGACGAGGCCCAGGATACCAACCCGGAACAATGGCAGGTGATCCGTACCCTGGCTGGTGAGTTTTTTGCCGGGGAAGGCTCGCGCGACGTGACCCGCACCATCTTTGCCGTGGGTGATGTCAAACAATCTATCTACAGCTTCCAGCGCGCCGATCCGCGCCAGTTTGTCGCCACCCGCAAACATTTCGAGACCCGGGCCGGGGCGGTGGAACTGGATTTCCACGATGTGTCGCTCGACCTGTCGTTCCGTTCCACGTCGGCGGTGCTGAATGTGGTGGACCGGGTGTTCGAGGCACCGGAACATCGCCTGGCCCTGTCCTTCAGTCACGAGGAAATCATTCACCAGCCGCATCGCAGCGGCGAGGCGGGACTGGTGGAGCTGTGGCCGGTGGAAAGCATGCCGGAAGAGCCCATTGAAGAGGAATGGTCGCCGCCGAAAATCCAGAAACCGTCCCGCAGTCCGGAAATGCGCCTCGCCCGGCGCATCGCCGACACCATCCACGGCTGGCTCGGGCGGGGGGAGAAACTCCATTCTGCCGACCGGGCCATTACGCCAGGGGATATCCTGATTTTGGTGCGCCGCCGTGGCAAGTTCGACGACTATCTGATCCGGGCCCTGAAAACCCGCGGCATTCCGGTGGCCGGCCAGGACAAGATGGTGCTGACCGACCAGTTGGCGGTGCAGGACCTGATGGCAACCGGCAGGTTCGTGCTGTTGCCTGACGATGACCTGACCCTGGCGGTGGTGCTGAAAAGCCCGCTGGTGGGTTTCTCGGAGCAGGATCTGTTCGATCTGGCCCATGGTCGGAAAAAAGGCGAAAGCCTGTGGGCCAGCCTGCTGAAACGACGCGGTGACAACGAATGCTTTGCCGCGGCGACGGACTATCTGACCAGTCTGACAAATTTTGCCGATTATGCCCCGCCGTTTGAATTTTTCAGTTATCTGCTGGGCCCGCTCGGCGGACGGGAAAAGATTCTCGCCCGGCTTGGCGAAGAAGCCAGTGACCCGATGGATGAATTCCTGTCCCTTGCCATGGCGTACGAGCAGAACAATGTCTCCTCGCTGCAGGGTTTCCTCGGCTGGGTCGGGCGCAGCAAGATGGAAATCAAGCGCGACATGGAGCAGGGCCAGGACCAGGTCAGGATCATGACCGTACATGGCGCCAAGGGCCTGCAGGCGCCGATTGTGTTCCTGCCCGACACCTGCCAGGTGCCGAGCCGGGACAAAAAGATCCTCTGGGCCGAACAGGACGGCGTGCCGCTGATGTTATGGCCCGGTAGCAGTGCCAATGCCCTGGGGCCGGCAAAGGAAGTGCAGGAGGAAAACCGGCGGGTTCGGGACGAGGAATATCTGCGCCTGCTGTATGTCGCCCTGACCCGGGCCGAGGATCGGCTCTATGTGGCAGGCTGGGAAGGCAAACAGGGCCGCAAGGACGGCAGCTGGTACAGCTTGGTCGAGCAGGCGTTGAGGGGCATGGACGGAATCGAGGAACTGCAGGGCTGGAACGACCAGCCGCTGCTCCGCTTCGCCAATCCGCAGGAAAAGGAAATCAAGCGCAGGGAAATTGACGTCACGACATCGATAGTCCTGCCGCCGCTGCCTGCCTGGGCGCGGGCAGTTCCAGAGGCCGAACCGGTGCCGCCGCGCCCGCTGACCCCGTCGCGTCCGGTCGAGGAAGAACCGGCGGTCTTGAGCCCGCTGACCATGCGCGAGCGCCAGGCGCGCGAAGAACAGCGCTTCCATCGCGGCCGCCTGATCCACCGCTTGCTGGAAATCCTGCCCGGGCTGGAGCCCGGAACCCGGGAGAACGCTGCAGGGAAATACCTCAGTCAGCCGGCGCACGGCCTATCCGGGACTGACCAAGCGCAGATTGCCAGGGAAGTGACCACGCTGCTCGAGGATGCGCGTTTCGCCGCCCTGTTCGGGCCCGAGAGCCGGGCTGAAGTGCCTGTTGTCGGACTGGTGGGCACGACGCCGGTGTCCGGCCAGGTCGACCGGCTGGTGAAGACCGACGGCGAAATCCTGATCGTGGATTACAAGACCAATCGTCCGCCGCCATCGTCCGCGGACAAGGTGCCGGCCCTGTATCTGCGGCAGATGGCGGCCTATCGCCATATCCTGCGCGATATCTACCCGGGCTATATGATCCGCACGGCGCTGTTGTGGACCGATGTGGCAAAACTGATGGAATTGCCCGACGACCTGCTGGATCAGGTGAATTTTTGA
- the trxA gene encoding thioredoxin, with protein MSTIAVTDAGFESEVLQSDKPILVDFWAEWCGPCKQIGPVLEDVSNEMADKVTIAKVNIDENPEAPTRYGVRSIPTMLLFKGGEVAAMKIGATSKTDLTAWLNENL; from the coding sequence ATGAGTACAATCGCTGTGACCGATGCGGGCTTCGAAAGCGAAGTTCTGCAGTCAGATAAACCCATTCTCGTGGACTTCTGGGCGGAATGGTGCGGCCCCTGTAAACAGATTGGCCCCGTTCTGGAAGATGTTTCCAACGAAATGGCCGACAAGGTGACCATTGCCAAGGTTAACATCGATGAAAACCCCGAGGCACCGACCCGTTACGGTGTCCGCAGTATTCCCACCATGCTTCTGTTCAAGGGCGGTGAAGTGGCAGCCATGAAGATCGGCGCCACCTCCAAAACCGACCTGACGGCATGGCTGAATGAGAATCTTTGA
- a CDS encoding bifunctional folylpolyglutamate synthase/dihydrofolate synthase, which produces MNQPDDSRLSDQVLDRLYRLHPKKIDLSLDRVERLLAALDHPEQKLPPVIHVAGTNGKGSTTAFLRAILEAAGLRVHVYTSPHLVKFAERIRLAGKLISEDYLLELLDICEQANGEQPITYFEMTTALAFKAFADVPADVVLLEVGLGGRFDATNVIDQPLSTVITPVSLDHEQFLGSDLAGIGREKAGIAKKGVPLIVAPQPPVILDAILEVAKERQAIPVAAGYTWKCTPTEDCFLYEDFYGEMILPQPVLPGLHQRENAALAIACLRHQRTFEITEQHIRTGLQTAEWPARMQDLSKSTLAKTLPAGSELWLDGGHNPAAGEIIADLLRDRKDLPLFLVCGMMANKDTGGFLAPLAPLTTTLYGIHVPGEESHSAEAIAEMARDAGIEAVAMPGFEESLDLIGREQTVPVRVLICGSLYLAGKVLALTEN; this is translated from the coding sequence ATGAATCAGCCTGACGACAGTCGCCTCAGCGATCAGGTTCTGGACCGCCTTTACCGGCTGCATCCCAAAAAGATTGACCTGTCCCTGGACCGGGTCGAACGGCTTCTGGCCGCCCTGGACCATCCCGAGCAGAAACTGCCGCCGGTCATCCATGTGGCCGGCACCAACGGCAAGGGATCAACCACCGCCTTCCTGCGCGCCATCCTGGAGGCGGCAGGGCTTCGGGTCCATGTCTATACCTCGCCCCATCTGGTAAAATTTGCCGAACGGATCCGCCTTGCCGGAAAACTGATCTCCGAGGACTACCTGCTGGAACTGCTCGACATTTGTGAACAGGCCAACGGCGAACAACCCATCACCTATTTCGAAATGACCACAGCGCTGGCGTTCAAGGCCTTTGCCGATGTGCCCGCCGATGTAGTGCTGCTGGAGGTGGGACTGGGCGGCCGTTTTGACGCCACCAATGTGATTGATCAGCCGCTGAGCACCGTCATCACCCCGGTGTCGCTGGACCATGAACAGTTCCTGGGGTCGGACCTGGCCGGGATCGGCCGGGAGAAGGCCGGCATCGCCAAAAAGGGCGTGCCGCTGATCGTGGCGCCGCAGCCGCCGGTTATCCTGGACGCCATTCTGGAGGTCGCCAAGGAACGCCAGGCCATCCCGGTGGCAGCCGGATATACCTGGAAATGCACCCCGACCGAGGACTGTTTCCTGTATGAGGATTTTTACGGCGAGATGATTCTGCCGCAACCGGTCCTGCCCGGCCTGCACCAGCGGGAAAATGCGGCCCTGGCCATTGCCTGCCTGCGTCACCAGCGGACCTTCGAGATCACTGAACAACATATCCGCACCGGACTGCAAACGGCGGAATGGCCGGCCCGGATGCAGGACCTTTCAAAAAGCACCCTGGCCAAAACCCTGCCGGCCGGCAGTGAGTTGTGGCTTGACGGCGGGCATAACCCGGCGGCCGGTGAAATTATCGCCGACCTGCTCCGGGACCGGAAGGACCTGCCGCTGTTTCTGGTCTGCGGCATGATGGCCAACAAGGACACGGGCGGGTTCCTCGCGCCCCTGGCGCCACTCACGACGACGCTCTATGGCATCCATGTGCCGGGAGAAGAAAGTCACAGCGCCGAGGCCATTGCCGAGATGGCCCGGGATGCGGGCATTGAGGCTGTGGCGATGCCGGGATTTGAAGAAAGTCTGGACTTAATCGGCCGGGAACAGACGGTGCCGGTGCGGGTGCTGATCTGTGGCTCCCTTTATCTGGCCGGCAAGGTGCTGGCGCTCACCGAAAACTGA
- the accD gene encoding acetyl-CoA carboxylase, carboxyltransferase subunit beta, with translation MNWLTNYVRPKIRAVLQQKKETPDNLWHKCKNCGQLLYMKDFEANLCVCPHCDHHDRIGPTERFKSLFDEGDYVLIDLPTPKEDPLKFRDQKKYTDRIKAARSASEFKDAIAVAFGKMGNVSAVVAVQNFLFMGGSMGMAVGEGIIKAAQTAVDKKAPLVLFTAAGGARMQEGILSLMQMPRTTVAVEMVKDAGLPYIVVLTDPTTGGVTASYAMLGDVHIAEPNALICFAGPRVIKDTIREELPEGFQRSEYLLEHGMLDMIVHRKEMRLKLVQLLSLLMKQPGTLALTHESA, from the coding sequence ATGAACTGGCTGACCAATTATGTACGTCCCAAGATCCGGGCGGTCCTTCAACAGAAAAAGGAAACGCCTGACAATCTTTGGCACAAATGTAAAAACTGCGGACAGCTTCTTTATATGAAAGATTTCGAGGCCAATCTCTGTGTTTGCCCTCATTGCGACCATCATGACCGGATCGGCCCCACCGAACGCTTCAAAAGCCTGTTTGACGAGGGCGATTATGTTCTGATTGACCTGCCCACCCCCAAGGAAGACCCCCTCAAGTTCAGGGACCAGAAAAAATACACCGACCGCATCAAGGCGGCCCGCTCAGCGTCCGAATTCAAGGACGCCATTGCCGTCGCTTTCGGCAAGATGGGCAATGTCAGTGCGGTCGTCGCTGTGCAGAACTTCCTGTTCATGGGCGGCTCCATGGGCATGGCCGTGGGCGAAGGCATCATCAAGGCAGCCCAGACCGCCGTTGACAAAAAGGCGCCGCTGGTCCTGTTCACCGCCGCCGGCGGGGCGCGCATGCAGGAAGGCATCCTGTCGCTGATGCAGATGCCGCGCACCACCGTGGCCGTGGAAATGGTCAAGGATGCGGGCCTGCCCTATATCGTGGTGCTGACCGATCCGACCACCGGCGGGGTAACCGCCTCCTATGCCATGCTGGGCGATGTGCACATTGCCGAACCCAACGCGCTGATCTGTTTTGCCGGTCCCCGGGTGATCAAGGACACCATCCGCGAAGAGCTGCCCGAAGGGTTCCAGCGCTCCGAATATCTGCTCGAGCACGGCATGCTGGACATGATCGTCCACCGCAAGGAAATGCGCCTCAAGCTGGTCCAGCTCCTCAGCCTGCTGATGAAACAACCGGGAACCCTGGCACTCACCCATGAATCAGCCTGA
- the trpA gene encoding tryptophan synthase subunit alpha, with protein sequence MGVERIEQKFTALKAEGRAALVTFITGGDPDYGTSLSILKGLPDAGADIIELGMPFSDPMADGPAIQAASLRALNGGMTLKKCLKMVREFRKDNSDTPLILMGYYNPIYIYGVDRFLKDALEAGVDGLIVVDLPPEEDRELAIPSLDAGMGMIHLATPTTNDARLAKITANASGFLYYVSIAGITGTREPDLVPVRAAIENFRTQTDLPLAVGFGIKTAENVAAFAEFADAVVVGSAIVSIIENDENVANSDTKAKVLTFVQELATGIEKARR encoded by the coding sequence ATGGGTGTAGAGCGTATCGAACAGAAATTTACCGCCCTCAAGGCGGAAGGACGGGCCGCCCTGGTCACTTTCATCACCGGCGGCGATCCCGACTATGGCACGTCGCTCTCAATCCTCAAGGGATTGCCGGACGCCGGCGCCGACATCATCGAACTGGGCATGCCCTTTTCCGACCCCATGGCCGACGGTCCGGCGATCCAGGCGGCGAGCCTCAGGGCGTTGAACGGCGGCATGACCCTGAAGAAATGCCTCAAAATGGTGCGCGAATTCCGCAAGGACAATAGCGACACGCCGCTGATCCTGATGGGTTACTATAATCCGATCTATATCTATGGCGTCGACCGGTTCCTGAAGGACGCGCTGGAGGCCGGGGTGGACGGCCTGATTGTGGTCGACCTGCCACCGGAAGAAGACCGTGAACTGGCGATCCCGTCCCTGGACGCGGGCATGGGCATGATCCACCTGGCCACGCCGACCACCAATGACGCGCGGCTGGCGAAAATTACCGCCAACGCCTCGGGCTTCCTCTATTATGTCTCCATTGCCGGGATTACCGGCACCCGTGAGCCGGACCTGGTGCCGGTCAGGGCGGCGATTGAAAATTTCCGCACCCAGACGGACCTGCCGCTGGCGGTTGGTTTCGGCATCAAGACGGCGGAAAATGTGGCCGCTTTTGCGGAATTTGCCGATGCCGTGGTCGTCGGTTCGGCCATTGTTTCGATCATAGAAAATGACGAAAATGTTGCAAATTCTGACACAAAAGCTAAAGTCCTCACTTTCGTGCAGGAATTGGCTACGGGCATAGAAAAAGCCCGCCGGTAA
- the trpB gene encoding tryptophan synthase subunit beta yields the protein MGSETQKPNTYRAGPDSEGHFGIYGGRFVAETLMPLILDLEKAYNEAKDDPEFQKEFHELLTEFVGRPSPLYYAERLTEHLGGAKIYFKREELNHTGAHKINNCIGQILLAKRMGKTRIIAETGAGQHGVATATVCARFGMKCVVYMGSKDIERQKPNVFRMKLLGAEVVPCTSGSASLKDAMNDAMRDWVANVEDTFYIIGTAAGPHPYPELVRDFQSVIGNETREQIMAKEGRLPDSLVACVGGGSNAIGLFHPFLDDECEMYGVEAAGLGVNTDKHAASLTGGRPGVLHGNRTYLLMDDDGQITEAHSISAGLDYPGIGPEHSFLHDVGRVTYVPVTDKEALEAFQVCTEYEGIIPALESAHAIAFVLKKAPELPKDHIMVMNLSGRGDKDIFTVAEALGAEI from the coding sequence ATGGGCAGCGAGACCCAAAAGCCAAATACCTACCGGGCGGGACCGGACAGCGAAGGCCACTTCGGCATCTACGGCGGCCGCTTTGTCGCCGAAACCCTGATGCCGCTGATCCTGGACCTGGAAAAGGCCTATAACGAGGCCAAGGACGACCCGGAATTCCAGAAGGAATTTCACGAACTGCTGACCGAATTCGTCGGCCGCCCGAGCCCGCTTTATTATGCCGAACGCCTGACCGAACATCTGGGCGGCGCCAAGATCTATTTCAAGCGGGAAGAGCTCAATCATACCGGCGCCCACAAGATCAACAACTGCATCGGCCAGATCCTGCTCGCCAAACGCATGGGTAAAACCCGCATCATCGCCGAAACCGGCGCCGGCCAGCATGGGGTCGCCACCGCCACCGTTTGCGCCCGCTTTGGTATGAAATGTGTGGTCTACATGGGCTCCAAGGACATCGAGCGGCAGAAACCCAATGTATTCCGCATGAAGCTGCTGGGCGCGGAAGTGGTGCCCTGCACCTCAGGCTCCGCCAGCCTCAAGGACGCCATGAATGACGCCATGCGTGACTGGGTCGCCAATGTGGAAGATACTTTCTATATTATCGGCACCGCGGCCGGGCCGCACCCCTATCCGGAACTGGTGCGTGACTTCCAGTCTGTGATCGGCAATGAAACCCGCGAACAGATCATGGCCAAGGAAGGCCGGCTGCCGGACAGCCTGGTGGCCTGTGTCGGCGGCGGCTCCAACGCCATCGGCCTGTTCCATCCGTTCCTGGATGACGAATGCGAAATGTACGGTGTAGAAGCAGCCGGCCTCGGCGTCAATACAGACAAGCATGCCGCCTCACTGACCGGCGGCAGGCCCGGCGTGCTGCACGGCAACCGCACCTACCTGCTGATGGACGACGACGGCCAGATTACCGAAGCCCATTCCATCTCCGCCGGCCTCGACTATCCCGGCATCGGCCCGGAACATAGTTTCCTGCATGACGTCGGCCGGGTTACCTATGTGCCGGTGACGGACAAGGAGGCGCTGGAGGCCTTCCAGGTCTGCACCGAATATGAAGGCATCATCCCGGCGCTGGAAAGCGCCCATGCCATTGCCTTCGTTCTCAAGAAAGCCCCGGAACTGCCGAAGGACCATATCATGGTCATGAACCTGTCCGGGCGCGGCGACAAGGACATCTTTACTGTGGCCGAGGCCCTGGGAGCGGAGATCTGA
- a CDS encoding phosphoribosylanthranilate isomerase: protein MAVAVKICGLSTPESVKAAIDHGAAYVGFVFFPPSPRNISAVQAGELAQLVPAGVKKVGVFVDPEDSLLEDVLREADLDILQLHGSESPARVQDIKQKFGRPVMKAIAVAGTEDIERAKSYESVTDMLLFDAKAPKNLENALPGGNGLIFDWELIRKADWSVPWMLSGGLEADNVTDAIATSGAEMVDVSSGVEIRPGEKDIEKIKAFIKATENKD from the coding sequence TTGGCAGTCGCGGTTAAAATATGCGGGCTGAGCACGCCCGAAAGCGTCAAGGCCGCCATCGATCATGGCGCCGCCTATGTGGGCTTTGTATTTTTTCCACCCTCGCCCCGCAATATCAGTGCGGTACAAGCCGGGGAGCTGGCCCAGCTGGTCCCGGCAGGAGTGAAAAAGGTCGGGGTTTTTGTCGATCCCGAGGACAGCCTGTTGGAAGACGTCTTGCGCGAGGCCGACCTGGATATCCTGCAGCTGCATGGTTCGGAAAGCCCCGCGCGGGTACAGGACATCAAACAAAAATTCGGGCGGCCGGTGATGAAAGCGATCGCCGTGGCTGGTACAGAGGATATCGAGCGGGCAAAATCCTATGAAAGCGTCACGGACATGTTGCTGTTTGACGCAAAAGCGCCTAAAAACCTTGAAAATGCTCTGCCGGGCGGCAATGGCCTGATCTTTGACTGGGAACTGATCCGGAAGGCGGACTGGTCCGTACCATGGATGTTGTCCGGCGGGCTGGAGGCCGACAATGTTACCGACGCCATCGCCACCAGCGGCGCGGAAATGGTTGATGTCTCCAGCGGGGTTGAAATCCGGCCCGGCGAAAAAGATATAGAGAAGATCAAGGCCTTTATCAAAGCCACAGAGAATAAGGACTGA
- the pyrF gene encoding orotidine-5'-phosphate decarboxylase, translated as MSTDAHRRILCALDTTDTAQACDLARTLAPHVGGVKLGLEFFGANGPAGFRQVAGTGMPIFLDLKLHDIPNTVAKAIHALMPLAPSILTIHTAGGPAMMAAAAKAATEAAEAVGCPRPIIVGVTILTSLDESDLEAVGYQNKLADQVVKLARLAKDSGLDGVVCSPLEIELIKEACGRDFKLVVPGIRPAGSATGDQKRVMTPRQAIDKGADYLVIGRPITQAEDPAVAAQTIAKELGA; from the coding sequence ATGAGTACAGACGCCCACCGGCGCATTCTTTGCGCCCTGGACACCACAGATACGGCACAAGCCTGTGACCTCGCCCGCACCCTCGCCCCGCATGTCGGCGGCGTCAAGCTGGGCCTGGAATTTTTCGGGGCAAACGGCCCGGCCGGATTCCGCCAGGTGGCCGGGACCGGCATGCCGATCTTCCTGGACCTGAAACTGCATGACATTCCCAACACGGTTGCCAAGGCGATCCACGCCCTGATGCCGCTGGCTCCATCGATCCTGACCATCCATACCGCCGGCGGCCCGGCCATGATGGCAGCGGCGGCCAAGGCGGCAACGGAAGCGGCCGAGGCCGTTGGTTGTCCACGCCCGATCATCGTCGGCGTCACCATCCTGACCAGTCTCGATGAAAGCGACCTCGAAGCCGTTGGCTACCAGAACAAGCTGGCCGACCAGGTGGTCAAACTGGCCCGTCTGGCCAAAGACAGCGGCCTCGATGGCGTGGTCTGTTCACCGCTGGAAATCGAGCTGATCAAGGAAGCCTGCGGCCGGGACTTCAAGCTGGTGGTGCCGGGCATCCGGCCGGCCGGCAGCGCCACCGGCGACCAGAAACGGGTCATGACCCCAAGGCAGGCGATCGACAAGGGCGCCGACTATCTCGTCATCGGCCGCCCCATCACCCAGGCCGAGGACCCCGCCGTTGCCGCCCAGACCATCGCCAAAGAGCTCGGAGCCTGA
- a CDS encoding LapA family protein, protein MRYFIYAAFAVFTIFCIIIAVSNQETVDLSLHPLPWTIQGIPEYLLVFLGIFIGLGAGWIVAISSSFKHRRSRRQLERQVRDLESELKSLSNRPVRETKNPEIKQQK, encoded by the coding sequence ATGCGTTATTTCATTTATGCGGCCTTTGCCGTATTCACTATCTTTTGCATCATCATTGCTGTCTCCAACCAGGAAACGGTGGACCTCAGCCTCCATCCGCTGCCGTGGACCATCCAGGGCATTCCTGAATACCTTCTGGTGTTTTTGGGCATTTTTATCGGCCTCGGCGCCGGCTGGATCGTCGCCATTTCCAGTTCCTTCAAACACCGCCGCAGCCGCAGGCAACTGGAAAGACAGGTCCGGGACCTGGAAAGTGAGTTAAAATCCTTGTCAAACCGGCCGGTTCGTGAGACAAAAAACCCCGAAATCAAACAGCAGAAATAG
- the ihfB gene encoding integration host factor subunit beta, with amino-acid sequence MIKSELINRLVEANPHLYQRDVERIVNTIFEEITTALAEGNRVELRGFGAFSVKHRPERTGRNPRTGETVHVPEKYVPYFKTGKDLREKLND; translated from the coding sequence ATGATAAAGTCGGAGCTCATAAACAGACTGGTGGAAGCCAACCCGCACCTTTATCAGCGTGACGTTGAGCGCATTGTTAATACAATATTTGAGGAAATTACCACGGCTCTGGCTGAAGGCAATCGGGTGGAGCTCAGAGGCTTTGGCGCTTTTTCAGTGAAGCATCGTCCGGAACGCACCGGCCGCAACCCGCGTACCGGCGAAACCGTTCATGTCCCCGAAAAATATGTGCCTTACTTCAAGACCGGCAAAGACCTCAGGGAAAAGCTGAACGACTAA